The following are encoded in a window of Bdellovibrionales bacterium genomic DNA:
- a CDS encoding riboflavin synthase, with protein MFSGIVEAVSEIQSSQELVNAYRIQINKPTHFNDLHLGDSIAVDGVCLTVEAFDEKQMTFALAAETIRVLNWNPTSWIGKQVNLERSLRFGDRIHGHLVTGHVDSLAEVTRAELQGESFFLDVKVASSVLPYVWKKGSITINGVSLTVNELKGSVVEVCLIPETLKRTNLGALKVGQVANIEPDYMARAVVAATRNVEAP; from the coding sequence ATGTTTTCAGGGATTGTCGAGGCTGTCAGCGAAATTCAAAGCTCGCAAGAGCTCGTAAATGCTTACCGCATTCAGATCAATAAACCCACGCACTTCAATGATCTTCATTTAGGCGATAGCATCGCTGTTGATGGCGTTTGTTTAACTGTTGAGGCCTTTGATGAAAAGCAAATGACCTTTGCGTTGGCGGCTGAAACCATCCGCGTTCTGAACTGGAATCCAACTAGCTGGATCGGCAAACAAGTAAATCTTGAAAGATCCTTGCGTTTCGGAGACCGCATTCATGGTCATCTCGTTACCGGTCATGTCGATAGTCTCGCGGAAGTCACTCGTGCAGAATTGCAAGGCGAGTCCTTTTTCCTTGATGTGAAAGTGGCGTCGTCAGTTCTGCCGTATGTTTGGAAAAAGGGCAGCATTACAATCAACGGCGTGAGCCTCACGGTGAATGAGCTCAAAGGCTCCGTGGTCGAAGTTTGTCTCATCCCTGAAACTTTAAAACGTACAAACTTGGGCGCACTCAAAGTGGGTCAGGTCGCAAACATCGAGCCAGACTACATGGCTCGTGCTGTCGTCGCCGCGACCAGAAATGTGGAGGCTCCATGA